From the Exiguobacterium aurantiacum genome, one window contains:
- a CDS encoding YjjG family noncanonical pyrimidine nucleotidase, protein MKRYEAILFDVDDTLLDFKQSEHVALEQLLAAHNVRMTDELKQQYVTINNGLWRAFERGEVGREDVLMGRHTQLFDTLGITIDAHEVEQRYRDHLHDGVHIIDGALELVRTLSEQYPLYIVTNGVTETQFKRLEASGLLPYFQDVFVSDATGSQKPMKPFFDYVFDRVPNVAPERGLIVGDSLTADIAGGRMYGLDTCWYNPHEIAASVETTYEIQDLHELKSILSGSAVDKVGRQ, encoded by the coding sequence ATGAAACGATATGAAGCGATTTTATTCGATGTCGACGATACATTGCTCGACTTTAAACAGAGCGAGCACGTCGCCTTGGAGCAGTTGCTCGCTGCCCACAACGTTCGGATGACGGATGAATTGAAACAGCAGTATGTGACGATCAATAACGGATTATGGCGCGCCTTCGAGCGCGGCGAGGTCGGACGGGAAGACGTCTTGATGGGCCGACACACGCAACTGTTCGATACGCTCGGCATCACGATCGACGCGCATGAAGTCGAACAGCGCTATCGCGACCATTTGCACGACGGGGTGCACATCATCGATGGGGCACTCGAGCTCGTCCGAACGCTCAGTGAACAGTATCCGCTCTATATCGTCACGAATGGTGTGACGGAGACTCAGTTCAAGCGGCTCGAAGCGTCGGGACTGCTCCCTTATTTCCAGGACGTGTTCGTCTCGGACGCGACCGGTTCGCAAAAGCCGATGAAGCCATTTTTCGACTATGTATTTGACCGAGTTCCGAACGTGGCACCGGAACGCGGACTCATCGTCGGGGACTCGTTGACGGCAGACATCGCCGGCGGTCGCATGTATGGGCTCGACACGTGCTGGTACAATCCGCACGAGATTGCGGCGTCGGTCGAGACGACGTATGAGATTCAAGACTTGCACGAGTTGAAATCGATTCTGTCCGGCTCAGCGGTCGATAAAGTGGGGCGGCAGTGA
- a CDS encoding NUDIX hydrolase, giving the protein MDIVFPTEHGTFNYRVAGIWVQDGHLLVHRNVNDDFWALPGGRVGIGEEAELALTRELQEELEATLTGTTFAFVSKNFFTYLERTVHEIGMYFYVSGDLPLRHGDFHGPEGNHLIYRWQPLDALRDLKLFPETLYALPQSLPPHFIDR; this is encoded by the coding sequence ATGGATATCGTATTTCCGACCGAGCACGGCACGTTCAATTATCGCGTCGCCGGCATCTGGGTCCAAGACGGTCATTTGCTCGTTCATCGGAACGTGAACGATGACTTTTGGGCGTTACCGGGTGGACGCGTCGGCATCGGCGAAGAGGCCGAGCTCGCTTTGACGCGTGAGCTGCAAGAAGAACTCGAAGCAACACTGACGGGAACGACGTTCGCTTTCGTTTCCAAAAATTTCTTCACGTATTTGGAGCGCACGGTCCATGAAATCGGCATGTACTTTTATGTATCGGGTGACCTCCCGCTCCGTCACGGAGATTTCCATGGACCAGAAGGGAATCACCTCATCTATCGTTGGCAGCCGCTCGACGCGCTCCGGGACTTGAAACTCTTCCCAGAGACGCTCTACGCGTTGCCGCAATCACTGCCGCCCCACTTTATCGACCGCTGA
- a CDS encoding pentapeptide repeat-containing protein has product MFQSNESYKGEDFRDETLRDIQLTQTTFENCRFTYIDATEFETEQCRFINCDFTDSKWNASRHSGSSFLNCQFNGANLFLSEFDQCKMTGSSFESCTFEGVVVREGDWSFVNLRHAPLRKMDWSGVRLTEADLYGADLKESRWTNAVLSRAVLQHADCTGADFVGAEMDGVDFSDVILKQATLDVMQAVQIARSLGANVI; this is encoded by the coding sequence ATGTTTCAATCAAATGAGAGTTATAAAGGCGAGGACTTCCGCGACGAGACGCTCCGTGACATCCAACTCACGCAGACGACGTTCGAGAACTGTCGCTTCACCTATATCGATGCGACCGAGTTCGAGACCGAACAGTGTCGTTTCATCAACTGTGACTTCACCGATTCGAAGTGGAACGCTTCACGCCACAGCGGCAGCTCGTTCCTGAATTGTCAGTTCAACGGGGCGAACCTGTTTTTAAGCGAGTTCGACCAATGCAAGATGACGGGTTCGTCGTTTGAGTCATGCACGTTTGAAGGGGTCGTCGTGCGCGAGGGTGATTGGTCGTTCGTCAATCTGCGTCACGCTCCGCTCCGGAAGATGGATTGGTCCGGTGTCCGTTTGACCGAGGCCGATTTATATGGTGCAGACTTGAAAGAATCACGCTGGACGAACGCCGTCTTGTCACGTGCCGTCTTGCAACATGCCGATTGCACCGGTGCTGATTTTGTAGGGGCCGAGATGGATGGGGTCGATTTCTCGGACGTCATTCTGAAACAAGCGACGCTTGACGTCATGCAGGCCGTTCAAATTGCCCGTTCGCTCGGGGCAAACGTCATATGA
- a CDS encoding aminoglycoside 6-adenylyltransferase produces the protein MTNKQVLEYLTSLALEREDVRVLVLNGSLVNPNVSTDRFQDVDITCFVKDVTAFIEDRSWLVPLGDVLIMQTPDEVPGDVEYEHYAFLVQFAAGHRVDLTVRPLRDVEATIQTDSLSIVLVDKDSIAGQPIPSDHSYRINRPSRFDYEQCWNEFWWVSLYVIKGMHRKQLLYAFDHLMIMRTMLRQMLAWEVGFATNFTANGGKSGDGLERYLAPEVWQAYLDTYTSAETLAMETAHATLVEQFERVSRRVADQAGYPFQEAEAQRIRDAFSTLWCSND, from the coding sequence ATGACCAATAAGCAAGTGCTCGAGTATTTGACGTCATTGGCCTTGGAGCGGGAAGACGTCCGCGTCCTCGTTTTGAACGGGTCGCTCGTCAATCCGAACGTGTCGACAGACCGCTTTCAAGACGTGGATATCACTTGTTTCGTGAAAGACGTGACCGCGTTCATCGAAGATCGCTCTTGGCTGGTGCCGCTCGGGGATGTGTTGATCATGCAGACGCCAGACGAGGTGCCAGGAGACGTCGAGTATGAACATTACGCGTTTCTCGTCCAGTTTGCAGCGGGACACCGCGTCGATTTGACCGTCCGCCCGCTGCGTGACGTGGAGGCGACGATTCAAACGGATTCACTCAGTATCGTCCTCGTCGACAAAGACAGCATCGCCGGTCAACCGATTCCGTCCGATCATTCGTACCGCATCAACCGGCCGAGCCGATTCGACTATGAGCAGTGCTGGAACGAGTTTTGGTGGGTGTCACTTTACGTCATCAAAGGGATGCATCGGAAGCAACTGCTGTACGCTTTCGACCATTTGATGATCATGCGGACGATGCTCCGACAGATGCTCGCGTGGGAAGTCGGTTTTGCGACAAACTTTACAGCGAACGGAGGAAAGTCCGGGGATGGGCTGGAGAGATATCTGGCCCCTGAAGTATGGCAAGCCTATCTCGATACATACACATCAGCCGAGACACTAGCGATGGAAACGGCCCATGCGACGTTGGTGGAACAATTTGAGCGGGTCAGTCGCCGCGTGGCCGACCAAGCCGGATATCCGTTTCAAGAAGCGGAGGCGCAACGAATTCGTGACGCCTTTTCGACGCTTTGGTGTTCAAACGATTAG
- a CDS encoding ion channel: MGVNSILLTIALLFIGLNVFTFFQRQTYKQTAFDLRLFSHLFVSLLGVMIGFALIYYALSRDGVILVTSLETMTAVEPSWRNLLYFSGVTLLSIGFGDLLPIGPARLFALLEAAIGILLPTAFFVKSIYKKED; the protein is encoded by the coding sequence ATGGGCGTGAATTCCATTTTATTGACGATTGCCCTGTTATTCATCGGTTTGAACGTGTTTACCTTCTTTCAGCGCCAAACGTACAAGCAGACCGCTTTTGATTTGCGTTTGTTCAGCCATTTGTTCGTCAGCCTGCTCGGCGTGATGATCGGGTTCGCCTTGATTTACTACGCGCTCTCACGAGATGGTGTCATCTTGGTGACCTCACTCGAGACGATGACCGCGGTCGAACCAAGCTGGCGCAATCTGCTCTACTTTAGCGGGGTCACGTTGCTATCCATCGGGTTCGGCGACTTGCTACCGATTGGCCCGGCCCGGCTGTTCGCCTTGCTCGAAGCGGCCATCGGGATCTTGTTGCCGACGGCGTTTTTTGTAAAATCGATATACAAAAAAGAAGACTGA